The following proteins are encoded in a genomic region of Choloepus didactylus isolate mChoDid1 chromosome Y, mChoDid1.pri, whole genome shotgun sequence:
- the LOC119524125 gene encoding testis-expressed protein 13A-like → MALKSDDPSIGFHHDGVVAFINEKTDLHAKGPEFYLENMSVSWEEVEDKLGAILEDSAVPCEAKEACAWGGLALGLRFTCRQGQLQERRMQWMQEFSRLHRSAAQALASDLKMLTTQQEMERKEAAFRLQLTQASLEEARKELDLLRWQLLQDLGSPLERAAGWPGPATAGGAVTAGEGEEEEAAVAAQEHGLASAIAAIATSPECAAVEAAGTSGGGREEERELGGGLMQLLGAVEPKKYTSGGQREGELRSVETATFYFSETQKLGSIASPLPVRLPDSFTYSYTCTLSPFIVAPTPSPPPSTPPQMPPFCGGSYASLWFDVGTHGIDLQEQQKGRRDSEPHQKRFPTVRRPGDWDCPCKAMNFSWQATCFCCGRGIGLQHSQ, encoded by the exons ATGGCCTTGAAATCCGACGACCCCTCTATTGGGTTCCACCACGACGGGGTGGTGGCCTTCATCAACGAGAAAACAGACCTGCACGCGAAAGGCCCCGAATTCTACCTCGAGAATATGTCCGTGTCTTGGGAGGAGGTGGAGGACAAGCTTGGGGCCATCCTGGAGGACAGTGCGGTGCCCTGTGAGGCCAAGGAGGCTTGTGCCTGGGGCGGCCTGGCCCTGGGCCTGCGCTTCACTTGCAGGCAAGGGCAGTTACAGGAGCGCAGGATGCAGTGGATGCAGGAATTCTCTAGACTGCACAGGTCGGCCGCGCAGGCCCTCGCCTCAGACCTGAAGATGCTTACGACGCAGCAGGAGATGGAGCGCAAGGAGGCAGCCTTCCGGCTGCAGCTAACCCAGGCCAGTCTTGAGGAGGCGCGGAAGGAGCTGGACCTGCTGAGGTGGCAGCTCCTCCAG GATCTGGGGTCTCCCCTAGAGCGGGCCGCAGGGTGGCCAGGGCCGGCCACTGCTGGTGGAGCCGTGACCgcaggagaaggagaggaagaagaggcgGCGGTGGCAGCTCAGGAGCATGGCCTGGCATCGGCGATTGCTGCCATTGCTACTAGTCCTGAATGTGCCGCAGTGGAGGCTGCTGGTACCtctggaggaggaagagaggaggagagggagctGGGTGGAGGCCTCATGCAGCTTCTAGGAGCTGTGGAGCCAAAAAAGTACACCTCtggagggcagagggagggagagctCAGGTCAGTGGAAACAGCCACGTTTTATTTCTCTGAGACCCAGAAGCTGGGATCCATAGCCTCGCCTCTTCCTGTCCGACTCCCTGACTCATTCACTTACTCATACACATGTACTTTATCACCATTCATAGTCGCACCCacaccatccccaccaccatcaACCCCACCTCAGATGCCTCCCTTTTGTGGGGGCTCTTATGCTAGCTTGTGGTTTGATGTGGGGACCCATGGAATAGACCTTCAGGAACAACAGAAAGGCAGGAGAGACTCCGAACCCCATCAGAAGAGATTTCCAACAGTGCGCAGGCCAGGGGATTGGGACTGCCCTTGTAAAGCCATGAATTTTTCATGGCAGGCAACTTGCTTCTGCTGTGGGAGAGGAATCGGGCTACAACACTCTCAGTAA